Sequence from the Phragmites australis chromosome 6, lpPhrAust1.1, whole genome shotgun sequence genome:
ttatttcttaaaagCTATTTTCATAAATGAACTGTTTGATTCTAAATAGCGAAAGTCAGTAGAATCTATGTTATAAGGGTATGGTTGATAGAACTTTAGctgatctaaattttttgaagagAGTAATTCTTTAAGGAAAATGATTATATGacaaaaataattttctatAGTAAACTCTACGAAGAACGATTCTACGTGAAAAGTAAATTAAAGGAAGCTACTTTTTTAACTCAcaacatctaatttattttaaaacatTATTCCTATAAATTTTACTCAAtgattaaaaactaaaaaatctaTTTAACAGAGCTCTTCCTAATCCTAATGAGAGAGCTGTTTTGGATTCTGACAAACAGATCCAAAATATGTTGCGGCTAACCTGTGTGTCACGTCACCTCCACGTATAGGAGACTggtcttctcctcctctctctctcccaaccCTTCCCGTGCTCGCGTTCCCCTCCCCGCATTTTTTGCAGTCGGGCTCATCCATCCGTCCCCACCCAACAACCTAACGAGAAGCTCCGGAACCTTCCCTCCCGCCTAGGGTTTGGTTCACCGACCGcgccgggccgggccgtgccgggcaTGGCGTACGTAGACCAcgccttctccatctccgacgAGGACGACCTCGTCGGCGGCGCCATCGGGGGGCCCCGCGGTGCGCCCGTCAAGGAGATCGCCTTCGCCGCCGCGCTCCTCGCCTTCGGGGCGCTCGGCTCCGTCGCGGGCCTTCTCATGGCGGCCAATCGCGTCGGAGGGGACCGCGCGCACGGTGAGTCTGACCgctccttcctctctctctctctctctctctctctctctctctctctctcgattcGAGCAGCTTTGCTTGTTTCGCGCGCCCCGGAGGACCTTGAGGTACTGGGAAATAgagatttgaggattattaccCGATTTGGGGGGTGTTAGCTGCGGGGTTAGAGTTCAGTGCCCAGGGTTGTCAGAAATTGAGGGAGTTACCtctcaaaaaaagagagaagaaactGACGGAGTTTACTTGAGCTGCCTGCCTATTAGGATTGTGAAATTGAGGGAGGGACTTAGTTTTGGGGTGCCAATTCAACATAGTATTTTGATTATTTCTGTGACTAACATGCGAGAGCAAGATAAAGAGATAATTATTTGTTATTACTTTCTAATTATCGATGAGGTGCTTTGCTTGACTGTGATAAAGAGATAATTTAACATAGGATATTAAAGAGCTTGGATTTGGATGAGGTGCTTTTCTTGACTGTGTGGCAATCGGGACATGGTGTGAACTCTATAGGGATAATGCAGCTTTTTGTCTGCACATAGCCATTTGGTGGTCAAATTTGTTACTCCTATCAACAACTTATCACAAAATTCGAGTGCATCtacccaacaacaacaacaaagcctttcccaagcaagttggcgtaggctagagatgaaaacaactaaaaagatgacAATAAAACAATAAcaaataaaggtactagtaatagtaaaaataaaagtaataatgaGTGCATCTGCCCAATCAACACAATATTGAGTGCATTTGCATGCCCCCTGTGCAGCTTGTAGCCAAATGCTCCAAATCTCCAATAGAACAAGCTGAGGAAGCAACGGAGGTGTATTAGACTTGTAGCAACGTTCCGTGTGAATGCCCTAGTTTGAAATTTTTAGGTAATAATTCAGAAGTGAATCAAATTACATGTATTTGCCTTCAGAGTAATAGTATGTATTCAGAACTGGAGCAAGTTGTGATATGGATGTGGAAGCTTAAGAACTTGCATGGATGCTGATTCACCCTTTTAGTGCAATGAACTTTCTCAGTAGCTTTCATCCAAGACATCAGCTTTGAGTTGCACCCATCTTAACATGTTGGGCCTATGCAGGAACTTGTCCCTTAACTTTACCTGAACTTTTGCCTCTATTTATTGGAACAGGAATTTTCTTTATGGTTTTGGGTATCGTAATGTTCATCCCCGGGTTCTACTACACAAGAATCGCCTACTATGCTTACAAAGGTTACAAGGGCTTCTCGTTTTCAAACATCCCGCTGATCTGAAGCGGTGTCGCTGGTTCAGAGCTCAGATTGACTCGTTCAATGGCTCTGCTGACATAGTAGACACCATGTTCTACATGTTCCTTGTGTCAATTTGTTATGTTCATCCATGTAAAATGATCTGGTGGATATGTACAGATAAATGCAACCATAGTGCTGTATCGTGGTGCGGTCTGCTGGAAGGTTGTTCGCTGTGTGCTCATGTGAATTACTGAACTGTGATACTCTGCCCATGATATGAACTTGTCGCGTTGCTTAAATGGAGATGTGCTACTTTGGTTTCGAATCACGAGGGCTGAAGTATCGGTCATTCCATGAGAATTCCTGAGCAATTTCGTCAATCCAATCGAGTGGTGATTACCACATTtcagaagtttttttttcattgcaCTCTCTTACCTGGCATTTCTGTGCAAAGGTAATTTTGTAGATGTTTTACACGTCATTGGATTTAGTTGGTCAAAACAAGGGAGAATCAGTCCCACTGGGAGCAGCGAAATAGAAATGAAACCAAATCAATCGAAAAATTGTGGCCGCATGAAATTTGGAGGGGGCAGACGACACGACGCGCCCGTCCAATCGTGTATCGGCGTCTCTTTGGGCACATTGCAAAGGGTGTCTCGTCCATGGAGAAATCAGCCGAGCACCCGTTCGTCTGATTATGCCGTGCCAACACCAAATTCATGTCCAATATGTTTCTCTGGAAGATGGTACCAGATCATAGCTTTCTTTCACGAAAATCAGATATAAAAAACAAGAAATACAAAAGAAATCATTTGGTTTTGAGGTGTGGCCAGGTATTGTGGCTTGGAACTAAAAGAAGATGGATCTCCAAACAATCTTCTCCTGGCTAGGCATCGATCTGGGCTGCATGCGGCAGTCAGGACGCCATTGAACGGCGCCTGCTGTTGACTCATAATATGGAGCCCTGCATCTCATTTCTCTTGCGAACAAACGCAGAATAAAAAGCAAGGAATCTTCACAACTTCTCcatagagagaaacacaagtttTTTTCGGGACGAACGAATCGAAGAAATCCTAGAGCGGCATCACAGAGACCAGATCTGAACGGCTGCGGCAAAAAAAACGAAGCAGAAATGAACAGACCAAATTTGCCGAGGATGAGTCACACCAGTGGCGGCGGCTGGTGTCGATGGACGAGGTGGGTTTAGGGTTCTTCAAGCCCTCTTTCTTTATAGCACTCTGCCAGCGAATCGGGCCTATCATCGAGAGACACGTGTCCCGCGAATCGTGTAGGCTGGCTCTACTAGGCCTTACGTCACGGGTAGTTGGGCTACAGGCCCAATTTGGAGGCAAACAGTCcgaactttttatttttatatttcgaaagtaaaaattacaaaaataaacgtccatttgaaaaaaaatataaaattaggcTATTAGCATCCGCTGGATTTTTTAAAAAGCTGGATCATAGTATTTTACActaccaaaaaaaattatgactgtttagatagtgttttaaattttaagagcaatggaatgtaatatttttaaaaacatatCACATGTTAGAAGGGTGCTATATTTATTTTGTTCAAAACTATCATCCATTGGAATGACAATATGTTCATATCATCCTTCCAGCGAACGAATAGTCtaattatgcaaaaaaaaaaaatcaaatgaacatctatttttacaattttttgtttttcaaaatataaaaaataaaaaatccaaacAGTCGGGTACTTGGGTTCGAGATGTGCTTGGACTTGAGCTCGCGAGATGcacgtcgccttgcccttgtgtGCGCGCGGCGACGATGATCGGGGGAAGCCGGAATGCATCCAAGGTGAGAGGCGTGGGCGGCGCAGCGCAGAGCCCGAAACCCAACCGTCGTGGTGCGGATTGCGTGCGCGCGGGCTTGTTGGAGTGGGCGCTTGTGCCTTTACTAAAGAATTTGCTATGTGAGCAAAGTTAAAAACCGTTTTGTGAAGTATGAAAAGCAATTTGACAAATTTGCTACGCAGCGAGAACAAAAGGCAAAGAGCACTGAAAAGCACTGACGTTTAGTAAGGCTTTGAGCTTAGGTAAGAAGTATCGGCATACAACCACAATTACAAGAAAGGATCCCTGCAATAAAAACTATCACAGAATTTTCTCAGTGAGCTTCCAGGTAAATCTAAGCACTTTGCCAGCTAAAAACTTGCGTAATCACGAGCAAATAACACATGCAAAAAAATCTTAGACCCGCATACGATTCACCAGTGGTGAAGCAGCTGAGCAGTAAATTTGATGAAAATTTGAGTAAGGAGCCAAGGATAGTACTTAGATTGTGGCATGATTTATGGTTTTTTTTCCTGCGCGTAACGACTGTTGTGTACATTTTTGGTTATATATGTATAAAAAGCATTCAGGTGAATGTTATTGTTGATAAATAATTACCCAAGCTCCtatcctctattttttccaAGTAAATCTACAACATTGAGCACTTATGGCAGTGGATCTCGTCAATAAGCTCCTTACAATAACAGAGGCGTACTTATCAACATTTGTAACAGCTGACCTTATGCAGTCACAAGGGCAAACCGCACCAGAAAGAAGCTTAGATAACCTGGGAAGTCACCAGTGATGAAGCAGCTCAACATCTTCTGGAGCCCCATGGAGAGATCCTTGCAGCTGGAGTATGTCTTGAGGTTCACCTTCCTAAGGTACGAGGCGTCATCCATGCCTACCTTCACATGTATGCTAGAGATCTTCAAGCAAATATTGGAGCATGTCACATTTAGGCCTCGAGCTCTAGGAGCTGATTTCACGCCAGAATTGCTCTCAGCGTTGCCAAACGGGTTGGTCGGGGAGTGATTTCGTGCGGGAATCACTTCCCGTTTTGTATAGCGAGGTGGaagctgaaaaaactagcttccaCCTGATTCCCGACTGATTCTCCTCGATTTCAACATAATATTCTCTCATGAATCATTTCCATCACTAGCATACcaaacaattttacaaataaaatcACTTCCACCATAGAATCACTCTCACTCTActttcaccacagaatcactctcaccacagaatcagagctctaccaaacaggcccttagatTCCAGATTCACTTGTACATCCATATATACCTGAGCTTGTAGTGAACCTAATGCCTTTTTTGTTTAGCAAAATATTTTCCCTTTTTAAGTGAGAAGAAAATCCTAAGACGGGCTATTCTCCGTAGTACTTACTTTGATTGCCAGCTGCACTATGTATCCCAGGAAGATTTTATTTGCTTCATCCAAGATCTTATCACCATATTTGATTAGTTTGTTGGAGTACCATGTGAGAAAGAAGTTCCCCTTCTCGGTTTGGTATGTTCAGTTATCTGCAAAAACCTTGGTGTCCTCTGGAGTGTCATTGTAGTCCCCAGCGTTGTTAAGCAATTCTCACTCACGAGGGTCTTTCTAGATAGGgtcttatagaatttgcttctctccctctccggGTGGATCTACCCTGGTAGGCATCAAAGCTACAAATGACTTACGAATGACTGAGCCGAGCCCGCTCCCCTCCGGTGACTCGTGGATGCTCTGCTCCTGCTCTGCGTGACACTGATGCATATCCTCCATCTTGTCGAGGGCTCTGTCGAGCTCGGCATACATGACAACAGTGAAGCGGATCTGCTCTGCGTGACAGGTAGGTGATTGAGTCGGCAACAGAGCTGGACTACCTCTCTTTCGGTTCAACAGTGCCCATGGCGAGCTCCTCCTTCATTTCCGGATGTTTTTTACCAGGATCTTGTCACCGAAGCCGTGCTGTAGTGGTCTTCTTCCTCAAGCCCAACAGCAGCCAAACTTCTGTTAGCATCATCTTCCCCACGGCCAGCAACCACATTGCTCTGCTCCGCCATTGATTCATTGCATCCAGACGATGCCGGGCTCCCGAGCGAGGAAGGAGATGGCCTAGAGGGGAGGAGCAGTGGCTGCAAAGGGAGTAGACGAGGGTGAAATAGGTAAAACATCGAGCACCTCAAGGGCACATGTGCAAGCTTCGTGGCGACAACGACTTTGGATTAGGCGAGCGACATCGCGATTACATGGAATGGGGTTCGACAATGACGATGCTCGCGAAGTGGTTGTACGCAACAGAGGGTGTGCGGGGGCTGACATCAGAAGGGGGCAAGGGTGGTTCGAGGTGGCGTTGTGGCAGGGATGTGTGCAATGGAGGCGCGCGATGTGGCAGTGGTCGGTGGAGTTGCATAGGTAGATGGAGATGTCAACAGTCCAGAACCGAATCTTAGCCGTGTACTCGGTGCAATCTCACCGACCCAGTCGCCTGCTCGTCGGATGCCAGCGGGGGAGTGCTGCGGGAGCAGAGCGACGACGGAGTAGAAGCCCAGGCGACTACCATCGTGGAGGTACGGTAGGTGGCGGAGGAGTGGAGGCGCAGGCGTGGACGTCCCGATGGCCACCAGCGTGGAGGTCCAAAGATCATGTACACACACGTGCCTCTACTCCGCTCCTGCACCGCTCGCTTGCCACGTCGTCACCCAGAAAGGCGTTGCTCGAGTTGTAGCACCACGGACCCATCGTGTGGGCTGGCTCGCCCGTCGTGCGTCGACCTCGTGGAGGAGGGGTGACGCCTTGCGAAGACATCTACAACGCGAGGTAGCGGCCGGTGAGGTGCTATTGCTAACGCATGGAGACGCGGATTTGGTGTCATTGATGTCATGGGGAGGAGAGAAAAAGCGGCGCGAACGCCAGGTAGATGGGGAAGGATCGAGAGTCCAGTCATCCAGTGCCTTCTACCATCGGAGACTTCTTTACTGGTTGAGAATACCTACAGTAGCTTGAAGCTACTTAATTACGATTCCGTTTGATACAGCTTCTTGTTATGAATTATGACTTTTAAAAGATTTTATAGAAGTTATGTTAAATAGTATGATTCTGGAGCAAATTATTAATAAATAGATTTAAGAATGAAATGcacaatttgaaaaaaatagaatctacagatttttttaaaacgaaTTGTGTAGAAGCAAAGATGTGCCAAACATAGCCTATATTGCGCACGTCCAATACTTTACATATCGCCACCGTCAACACATGTGGTGTACGACCACGGTAAAAAAAGATTACGTGGACTATCTGGTAGCTCACGAACGCGACAGTCTTTAGAATGTAAGAGATGAAATATGATACGTTTGCAGGTTGCGATTTGCTGATTACTGTTGGTGTGCTTGTTGGTGCGTCTGAAAGGTGGTGAGATGCCAGCTGATTGAACCATTCCCCAACTGAGCTTTCATGAGTATGCACGGCATGCGAGGTTACTTTTTGGACTGGACAGATTGCAGTACCATTGTTGATTAGAGACGTCTAGTGGACTTTTCTGCATGCatgtaaagatgttcaaatGTATGCGTCTATTAGGCTAGGTCGAAGCAAGATACTATAGATACTATAGACACGGTATAAATATGATCCTACACGAGTTCAGACCGGTCATACCGGTATGACACGAGCCCTCGTGTCGTGTTTGGGTTAAGCACGTAGCACAACAGGTCAACATGGTCTGGTCCGGATGTTTTGGGGGCGGTACAGGCATGGTCCAACCCTGGCACACGGAGGCCTAGGAGGTAAGGTTGGTCCGGCACGGTATGGCCCGGCCCGGCGCACTCACTCGGTACGCGGTGGCCCGGTCGGCAAGCTCGGGAGGGCACATCACGGCCTAGTGGGCGTGCGACGGCACGATTGGCCCAACATGGTACGACCCAGTGGGCGCACTTAGGCCGGTTGTAGCCATTGCGTGTGGGCACACGGGTTTAAGGGAACTGCTCATTTAACCtggtatttttaaattttatagctgttttgtgaccgtttgagctaaaaaaatcaaaaaattataaaaatcactattttttacCTATAAACAGAGGATTACTTTGCCCTCTATTCCATACCAGTAACATTATTTGCTCTATTGACTCTTATTTCCTGCTCTCATTCTCGTCTTAAGGTTTTTGATAATTAGCAATAATTTGCCAAAAATTCGAGCAATTCTAAAATCGTCATTCTGCTGctttgaagttgaagaaatcttgatgatttttttacatCGTTGGTcattcttattttattattagttttattatttaattatttctaactctgaagaTTTGACTTTTTTAGTGTCATTCgatattgatcatggatgccgatAATCATGATCATAGTAcatccatcgatcatgatttttttctccaaggactctcAGGGGATTACAACCCCTTTGATTTCAGTGATGCAGCtaatgatggacccgacggtgaacctctaATTGTTTCACATGTAGATGATGCAGTAGCACCTCCAtcatcaggctctacaagtgcacatatatcagcaagcaccggctctaaaagatcaagagccgatACTTTCAAAGTTTGATAggactttgaaaggttctacagaGAGAAAGATAGGGTAAGTGTCAACTATATTAGGTGTTATATTTACAAACATAAATTATCCACAAAGCCTTCAAGTGGAATAAGATATTTGAATAGGCACGTCACAACTTGCAAGTGAAGAGTGGAGCAActatgaagcagacggtgttgcagtacaaccccgacgactctgttcgtcattggaaatatgactctgccaatgctcaaaaagagttataccacttcattgcaagagcggatctaccacttaACATCGGTGAGTTTACTGCATTTGAAAATTatattaagcaagctcataatcctaggttcacacattgtcacgtcctgaaatccgtaattgcgtgcttaatattaaacatgcatCAATAGCTTTATATTTAAATTTGGATCGCTTCCGATCGCCAGATTGAAATATGAATTGCGAATACAGGATCAGATGCTCCTGAGAATTGTAATCACGACATAAAAAAATTTCTCGAGTTTTTAGCACACTAGCGCACCTCACTTTGgattaatgaggtgggagaagggaaTTTGCGTGAGATAAaagaattagaagcaaaattgaAATTGATCACTTACATATGGGCCCTTTAGAGTGAAAAAGATCTGCCTCTCTTTCTCTAAGGGCAGAAACCCctctctcccccctccctcCCACACGTGCTCCACTCCCTTATCCAACCAGCCAACACAAGTGAGAGGCAAAAGTGAAgttgtcctctctctctctctctctctctctctctctctctctctctctctctcaagttcCCCCTTTCCCTTTGGTTTCCCGCCTAAAGAAGTGAAGCTGAGGTACGTCTGTGGTATCCACGTGACCACATGCTCGAGGgttactcatccatccaatttgtTTTCGCCTCCCCAAAAGATTCGATGCGGTTTTGACCTCTTTTGGTTTTTAAGTTGAAACTTTGGAGCTACGGCTATTCTTCTCTGTCCTGAGCTTTCCGCTTCTTTCCGAAGGTCACCAAGCTGGGCAAAAGCAACTTGGGTGAGTCTACTAGGCATCCATGGTGTGTGTTCGTATTTTGGTTGGATCGTTTTCGAGTTGGAGCGATTTTTGGCGAAGTTAGAGCGTTCTTgaggtttagaaaaaaaaagtggattttagatgagatttgatttaggaattgagttgctaggtggttaagTGAGTTCTTAAACTCTCTTAAACATATCTCCCTTTGGGTTGGAGAAGATCTCAAATCGATTTGACAATATTTTGCCCCAAATAGGGGAAGTTTTGGAAAGTTCGGAACCCCTGGACAATTTTTCAGAGGTTACGCAGTGCGGAGTATCCGCGAAAATGTGCGGATAGTCCGTAAAAATGCGGAGGTTCAGCAGAATTTTATGGAGGTTccgtagttactattcatcaggtgagctgaggcttgtaaaattcataattaatttattCGAACTCCAAACGATATGAGATCAGttgtgttagcttcgtatgagtatgagCTACGTGTTAAAAGTGTTAGAACTCcataaaatactttttataattgatgagttaattaaatgtgtttcctCTTGTTTAAATCACCGATAATCAATATCATCTCCAAAAActatgaaaccacttggacaattcatgttttgcgcatcttataGAATGTATTGttgtatttcatccatactcatggcattgcatatgttattttttttacagaatGCAGATCCGACGATCCCGGAGGTCGAGTTTGATCTCGACGCGTCCCACCTTTCTAATCCAGGGCAGCACAGCAAGCAattaacatatttcacccatgtcaaatttggaagtctcaattgatgaatatgctcatgtatgtatgtatgtgtcgggtacccttgggtagaacctatgtcgaTTGCAtttttctaccttggtcaattgttcaagtaatttccttgtggtctagagatggtgttatatctaggtacgagtacgatatacatgcttagcaatgcttaggtcttttggtagaagtcgaacgatggtgtttttcgttgttcgcgagtatagagattactattgattacaaatacatgctgatggtgagatggttggtgagtggtgagtatgagacaagatgtggacggtgttagaggtgtcgtctgcctcgaaGAAAAGTCCTAGGAGttggtcgggagaggaaacccgagcaccatataccgcttgcatcgtttacaGGTTTTTTAGAGTTCTCACAATTTTAGGTGATGTTCTTGGTCATGATTATTCTACTTACCATACTAATATTTGTTCTAAATTATTagatatttatagtaaatataaaaCAAAGTATGTCGAAGTTCGCCTACAaccacctccactagcacctacaataagtaagaagacgacaacatggaaaaaaaatatttggtggaggttcTTCATCCAGAAGTTTAGACTCTTCGTCACAATCGTCTACGACTACGAGCGCTAGAATTCCAACATTCgaaggggagctaactaccttcgtCGACAACAACGTTATTAGCTAtaaacaagaaaattttaatATACTACAATGGTGACATGAGTACAAGACAAATTAtctagtgctttcactgttagcacgaGATAGTGGagatactcaccatagtaaacgAGTAGAAATAAGCTGAAgcgcgaatgcaacacactgcaaaGAACACTAAGCTTCAAgcttcattcaaaaatttgtatctagatgttgatgagaatgtgtaatttttcaattttcttaGCTACattatactcttttttctttgctagaaaggtttttaataagGCAATCTATCAATAAAGCcgatttttagaattaattatgtttccatattatttctgattttttataatttttctttatttttttaaagcgACTCGAGACCTGCCACCCACCTCTCGTCTTTgcctataaatagccactaTCTGTCCATGCCAAACTCTCACTTATCTAAACTCCAATGCCACTTGCCCACTTCAATAAATCAATTCTATATTTCTAATTTCCTATTCGTGGATCAAGACGTTGAAAACTCGCGTGTTTGGTCATGAGTATGGTAATATTTTAAGAATGtatttagagaaattaacggagaaaagataaaatttgctaagtgtaatatatgtaaCAATAAATTAGGTTCTAGATCTATAAATGGAACGAAATATTTGAGGAAGTATGTTCAATATTGCACGTAAAATTTtagggtttctaatgaaattatgtaatttttgaaatatagtCGTATGttatacttttttttcttctagtagaaattttttttagcgagcaaccaatcaataaagctcattttatttattttctatattttttgattttttagaattttgtaattatttttttttatttttttatttttaaagtaCTACCGGACCGACGTGTCTAGCCGTGCTGAAGGGCTGGCTGTGCCTCCACCGTACCCACCGATGTGTAGCCATGCCGCCGGATCGCCCCTGCACCGTGCCTCAGTTAAGTCGCCTGTGCATCCAGGCCGACCGGGCCAGCTGTGGCGCCGAGCTACAATCGTATTGAGCCGCACGGCACGAAATGTAACGAGCCATATCATAGACGGAGAGGACAGCACGCGGACCGATACGATATAACTCGTAACAGTAGCTGAGCCGATCGGCACGAAACTTAGTCGGGCTGTGTGTAGATAGACCCGTGTTGTATCGGTCTGAAATACCTATTTAGCCatctctgcatgcatgcactagaTAAAGAGAATTTATTCTCGTTAGTCAGAAAAGCTAAAAGTATTATTCA
This genomic interval carries:
- the LOC133922568 gene encoding uncharacterized protein LOC133922568; translated protein: MAYVDHAFSISDEDDLVGGAIGGPRGAPVKEIAFAAALLAFGALGSVAGLLMAANRVGGDRAHGIFFMVLGIVMFIPGFYYTRIAYYAYKGYKGFSFSNIPLI
- the LOC133923241 gene encoding auxin-responsive protein IAA5-like, which produces MVVAWASTPSSLCSRSTPPLASDEQATGSPLLLPSRPSPSSLGSPASSGCNESMAEQSNVVAGRGEDDANRSLAAVGLEEEDHYSTASVGMDDASYLRKVNLKTYSSCKDLSMGLQKMLSCFITGDFPGYLSFFLVRFALVTA